A genomic stretch from Carassius auratus strain Wakin chromosome 37, ASM336829v1, whole genome shotgun sequence includes:
- the LOC113056126 gene encoding forkhead box protein N2-like isoform X1 produces MGPIIGMSPDKKAESPGAQGVCGAGTLPEAESASSPMATSLDQIGRAGVLSVVAGESEDDELTNLNWLHENLLQNFTLGGEPQPTNSPLFDIEGGGGSPHSNTTSSTSSVSPGSVRDPYKSKPPFSFSLLIYMAIEQSPSKSLPVKDIYGWILKHFPYFSSAPTGWKNSVRHNLSLNKCFRKVERSIGKTNGKGSLWCVHPEFRPMLMQALKKQHFPNAHVFCTPPASPPSASSPPHHLFTSEQGCALKECDFDAATAMMLLKSASEQNIDSYPDDQEGPIDLSRRDLVVVSRDPKQDHNYSSTPVPPCPRQMPLSQPVNFSLALHHDQEREGRAQWPHSPLQDPYLGKRSRRDCRPDVDEELKEAAGSLLHLAGIRTSLVASRRKSRKLSRK; encoded by the exons ATGGGTCCGATAATCGGGATGTCTCCAGATAAGAAAGCCGAATCTCCTGGAGCACAGGGTGTGTGTGGAGCTGGGACTCTTCCTGAAGCAGAGAGTGCTTCCAGTCCCATGGCTACCAGTCTGGATCAGATTGGTCGGGCTGGAGTATTGAGTGTGGTTGCGGGTGAGTCTGAAGATGATGAACTAACCAACTTGAACTGGCTTCATGAGAACTTGCTGCAGAACTTCACGCTCGGAGGCGAGCCGCAGCCCACCAACAGCCCGCTGTTTGACATCGAGGGAGGCGGTGGGTCGCCTCACAGCAACACCACCTCGTCCACCTCCTCTGTCTCTCCGGGAAGCGTGAGAGATCCATACAAGTCAAAGCCTCCCTTCTCTTTCTCCTTACTGATATACATGGCTATTGAGCAGTCGCCCAGCAAATCTCTCCCAGTGAAGGACATCTATGGCTGGATCCTCAAACATTTTCCATATTTCTCTAGTGCCCCTACTGGCTGGAAGAACTCAGTGCGCCACAACCTGTCCCTAAACAAGTGCTTCCGCAAAGTAGAGCGAAGCATAGGAAAG ACCAATGGGAAAGGCTCTCTGTGGTGTGTTCACCCTGAGTTCCGGCCCATGCTGATGCAAGCCCTGAAGAAACAGCACTTCCCGAATGCACATGTCTTCTGCACTCCCCCCGCATCCCCTCCTAG TGCCTCGTCTCCTCCTCATCATCTTTTCACATCAGAGCAGGGTTGTGCCCTAAAAG AATGTGATTTTGATGCTGCCACTGCCATGATGCTGTTAAAATCTGCCTCTGAGCAGAACATAGACTCAT ACCCAGATGACCAAGAAGGACCCATAGATCTCTCTCGAAGGGACTTGGTGGTTGTGAGTCGAGATCCAAAGCAGGATCACAACTACAGCAGCACCCCTGTCCCGCCCTGCCCTCGCCAGATGCCTCTGTCACAGCCGGTCAACTTCAGCCTGGCTCTGCACCATGATCAGGAGAGAGAAGGCCGGGCCCAATGGCCACACAGCCCACTGCAGGATCCATATTTAGGGAAGAGGAGCAGAAGAGATTGTCGGCCAGATGTGGATGAAGAGCTCAAGGAGGCAGCTGGCTCTCTCCTACACCTGGCTGGTATTCGCACAAGTTTAGTCGCCTCAAGACGCAAGAGCAGGAAACTCAGTAGGAAATGA
- the LOC113056126 gene encoding forkhead box protein N2-like isoform X2, translating to MGPIIGMSPDKKAESPGAQGVCGAGTLPEAESASSPMATSLDQIGRAGVLSVVAGESEDDELTNLNWLHENLLQNFTLGGEPQPTNSPLFDIEGGGGSPHSNTTSSTSSVSPGSVRDPYKSKPPFSFSLLIYMAIEQSPSKSLPVKDIYGWILKHFPYFSSAPTGWKNSVRHNLSLNKCFRKVERSIGKTNGKGSLWCVHPEFRPMLMQALKKQHFPNAHVFCTPPASPPSASSPPHHLFTSEQGCALKDPDDQEGPIDLSRRDLVVVSRDPKQDHNYSSTPVPPCPRQMPLSQPVNFSLALHHDQEREGRAQWPHSPLQDPYLGKRSRRDCRPDVDEELKEAAGSLLHLAGIRTSLVASRRKSRKLSRK from the exons ATGGGTCCGATAATCGGGATGTCTCCAGATAAGAAAGCCGAATCTCCTGGAGCACAGGGTGTGTGTGGAGCTGGGACTCTTCCTGAAGCAGAGAGTGCTTCCAGTCCCATGGCTACCAGTCTGGATCAGATTGGTCGGGCTGGAGTATTGAGTGTGGTTGCGGGTGAGTCTGAAGATGATGAACTAACCAACTTGAACTGGCTTCATGAGAACTTGCTGCAGAACTTCACGCTCGGAGGCGAGCCGCAGCCCACCAACAGCCCGCTGTTTGACATCGAGGGAGGCGGTGGGTCGCCTCACAGCAACACCACCTCGTCCACCTCCTCTGTCTCTCCGGGAAGCGTGAGAGATCCATACAAGTCAAAGCCTCCCTTCTCTTTCTCCTTACTGATATACATGGCTATTGAGCAGTCGCCCAGCAAATCTCTCCCAGTGAAGGACATCTATGGCTGGATCCTCAAACATTTTCCATATTTCTCTAGTGCCCCTACTGGCTGGAAGAACTCAGTGCGCCACAACCTGTCCCTAAACAAGTGCTTCCGCAAAGTAGAGCGAAGCATAGGAAAG ACCAATGGGAAAGGCTCTCTGTGGTGTGTTCACCCTGAGTTCCGGCCCATGCTGATGCAAGCCCTGAAGAAACAGCACTTCCCGAATGCACATGTCTTCTGCACTCCCCCCGCATCCCCTCCTAG TGCCTCGTCTCCTCCTCATCATCTTTTCACATCAGAGCAGGGTTGTGCCCTAAAAG ACCCAGATGACCAAGAAGGACCCATAGATCTCTCTCGAAGGGACTTGGTGGTTGTGAGTCGAGATCCAAAGCAGGATCACAACTACAGCAGCACCCCTGTCCCGCCCTGCCCTCGCCAGATGCCTCTGTCACAGCCGGTCAACTTCAGCCTGGCTCTGCACCATGATCAGGAGAGAGAAGGCCGGGCCCAATGGCCACACAGCCCACTGCAGGATCCATATTTAGGGAAGAGGAGCAGAAGAGATTGTCGGCCAGATGTGGATGAAGAGCTCAAGGAGGCAGCTGGCTCTCTCCTACACCTGGCTGGTATTCGCACAAGTTTAGTCGCCTCAAGACGCAAGAGCAGGAAACTCAGTAGGAAATGA